From Malassezia restricta chromosome VIII, complete sequence, the proteins below share one genomic window:
- a CDS encoding translation initiation factor eIF1A — translation MPKAKGKGGKNRRRGRNDDEAKRELVFKDESQEYAQVVRMLGNGRLEALCFDGEKRLAHIRGKMRKKVWINNGDIILLSLREFEDGKADVIQKYTPDEARSLKQHGELPEATKISEDQFGEEGDEIEFQEASDDDAEEGEAEDDDEDLDDL, via the coding sequence ATGCCAAAGGCCAAGGGCAAGGGCGGTAAGAATCGCCGGCGCGGAAGGAATGATGACGAGGCcaagcgcgagctcgtTTTCAAGGACGAGAGCCAGGAGTATGCACAGGTCGTGAGGATGCTGGGCAATGGGCGTCTGGAGGCGCTGTGCTTTGACGGTGAGAAGCGCTTGGCGCATATTCGCGGCAAGATGCGCAAAAAGGTATGGATCAACAACGGCGATATTATCCTGCTGTCGCTGCGTGAGTTTGAGGACGGCAAGGCCGATGTGATCCAGAAGTATACGCctgacgaggcacgcagtctgaagcagcatggcgagcTGCCTGAAGCGACCAAGATCAGCGAGGACCAGTTCGGCGAGGAAGGCGACGAGATTGAGTTCCAGGAGGCgagtgacgacgacgccgaggaGGGCGAGGCcgaggacgatgatgaggacCTCGATGACCTGTAA
- a CDS encoding paired amphipathic helix protein Sin3a, translating into MATLNVRDALSYLDQVKVQFTDHPDVYNRFLDIMKDFKSQAIDTPGVIERVSMLFRGQPSLIQGFNTFLPPGYRIECSFDQHEGNVITVTTPNGTTTQTLSGGGGLIPPPPPPPVPPRLPRPSSDMPGSAAPPAPSSSAPPPPPGPVPRGEYVDRVPSSVRPPGGLGLPPSMPSPPGAYAPPMGYDPLGRGPPGQAPPPPAAGPPLEPVSRPPVEFNHAISYVNKIKQRFSGDPDTYKQFLEILQTYQKEQRPIHEVYAQVTVLFDHAKDLLEEFKQFLPDTGAAAHDGPGGSGGLFGMLGHMTNGGPPPPPPGMGVEGSGMPPYDPMPRPPPPPSKKRMVHEAPAAVPEPKSSGRKRSKKSDMPSQPRGTFLPPPPGTGVHGEVMGDAVYPHGAPLPPGYEALPPEGYLPAPGPPSYAPPHMMGGEMMPPLAPQMATVDEVAFFERVKKHLDDRTTYLDFLKLLNLYAQDMIDVATLVDRAALFLSGRPELLSMFKGLVGYDMGRHGWLENEDPVLDNVPALERERFDLSVQKSCGPSYRKLPESEVNLSCSGRDALCWEVLNDGWVSYPTWASEGESFNPHKKNVYEDALYRSEEERHEYDYHIEANLRTIALLEPIAARIAAMDAEERAAFRLKPGLGGQSKSIYQRIMKKVYGRQHGLEVIAALHDNPSIAVPIVLARLKQKDEEWKRAQREWNKVWREVDARNFYKALDHQGVNFKSADKKAITTKALVHEIETLVATQQQRRLAMDPSLPRLAPRSQLSFVMDDPGVCADILRLVAHYMDRAALSDQDRHRLEHVCKTILPRMLGAGPDALADLLKRSDDEEEAEDVDNEEGDGDDEEEERARAPAVETWHVHMPSTSTPHAVPTSVQLFGNTTMYVFLRLWCLLYARLHRLKHKDMASEHSPKVNPLAADLGLMDTASGPAGLVNSIAMRLPGSKRPEHTAHLSEADQAALALQPSQYYAVLLEVMARHLDHELDQASFEEAVRYMYTHDGYVVYTVDKVIQALVKSALSISTDAKCQELLDNYTSTLRDCDALCEGPAEARDVQLYRRLIAARMAAEQTVGRDEHLFRIEARPQDGTPLSATLHIQLLSHDDLTLDEPHDREQRWLQYIASYCLWTPTEGLPAKTSAPFLHRNLPPTPEPEAEGTRFIVKNALDIRVCIQTYRLFFVQDTEDVFVRLQTPPSPDETARRDARRRDRWHAWLSARHEAMSSPEAAEQPST; encoded by the coding sequence GCCGAGTCTCATACAGGGCTTTAATACGTTCCTGCCCCCCGGCTACCGCATCGAATGCAGCTTTGATCAGCATGAGGGGAATGTGATCACAGTCACGACGCCGAATGGCACCACCACACAAACGCtgagcggcggcggcggcctgATCCCCCCGCCACCGCCCCCACCTGTGCCTCCGCGTCTGCCTCGCCCATCGTCGGACATGCCGGgcagcgcagcgcctccCGCCCCTTCCTCCtccgcaccgccgcctcccCCGGGGCCCGTGCCACGGGGCGAGTACGTCGATCGTGTGCCGTCCTCTGTGCGTCCGCCGGGCGGCCTGGGCCTGCCGCCCTCTATGCCGTCGCCGCCTGGTGCCTACGCACCGCCCATGGGCTACGACCCCCTTGGACGTGGGCCGCCAGggcaggcgccgccgccgcctgccgcTGGTCCGCCCCTGGAGCCTGTATCGCGGCCGCCTGTGGAGTTCAATCATGCGATCAGCTACGTGAACAAAATCAAGCAGCGCTTTAGCGGCGATCCTGACACATACAAGCAGTTCCTGGAGATTTTGCAGACGTACCAGAAGGAGCAGCGGCCCATCCACGAGGTGTATGCTCAGGTCACGGTGCTCTTTGACCATGCCAAGGACCTGCTCGAAGAGTTCAAGCAGTTTCTGCCCGATACgggtgccgctgcgcacgacggcccGGGCGGGAGCGGCGGTCTGTTTGGCATGCTGGGCCACATGACGAACGGGggtccgccgccgccgccgccaggTATGGGCGTCGAGGGCAGTGGCATGCCGCCGTACGATCCCATgcctcggccgccgccgccgcccagcaaGAAGCGGATGGTGCACGAGGCACCGGCTGCTGTGCCGGAGCCCAAGTCGTCGGGCCGCAAGCGCAGCAAAAAGAGCGATATGCCGTCACAGCCCCGTGGCACGTTtctgccgccgccgcccggcacgggcgtgcatggcgaggTGATGGGCGATGCGGTGTATCCGCATGGCGCGCCCCTGCCGCCGGGCtacgaggcgctgccgccggaGGGCTACCTGCCGGCGCCAGGCCCGCCGTCGTacgcgccgccgcataTGATGGGCGGCGAGATGATGCCGCCGCTCGCACCGCAGATGGCGACGGTCGATGAGGTCGCGTTCTTTGAGCGGGTGAAGAAGCACCTGGACGACCGGACGACGTACCTCGACTTTTTAAAGTTGCTCAACTTGTATGCGCAGGACATGATTGATGTGGCGACGCTCGTGGATCGAGCCGCGCTGTTCCTGAGCGGCCGCCCTgagctgctgagcatgtTCAAGGGGCTCGTCGGGTACGACATGGGCCGGCACGGCTGGCTGGAGAATGAGGATCCCGTGCTGGACAATGtgccggcgctcgagcgcgagcgcttTGACCTGTCGGTGCAGAAGTCGTGTGGCCCGTCGTACCGCAAGCTGCCGGAGAGCGAGGTCAACTTGTCGTGCAGTGGCCGCGACGCCCTGTGCTGGGAGGTGCTGAACGATGGGTGGGTGAGCTATCCCACCTGGGCGAGTGAGGGCGAGTCGTTCAATCCGCACAAGAAGAATGTGTACGAGGACGCGCTGTATCGCAGCGAGGAGGAGCGGCACGAGTACGACTACCATATCGAGGCGAATCTGCGCACgattgcgctgctcgagccgATCGCCGCGCGGATCGCGGCGATGGATGCGGAGGAGCGCGCGGCGTTCCGTCTCAAGCCGGGACTGGGCGGCCAGAGCAAGAGCATTTaccagcgcatcatgaaAAAGGTGTATGGCCggcagcacggcctcgaGGTGATTGCtgcgctgcacgacaaCCCGAGCATCGCTGtgccgatcgtgctggcgcGCCTCAAGCAAAAGGACGAGGAGTGGAAgcgggcgcagcgcgagtgGAACAAGGTGTGGCGCGAAGTCGACGCGCGCAACTTTTACAAGGCGCTCGACCACCAGGGCGTCAACTTCAAGAGCGCTGACAAGAAGGCCATCACGAccaaggcgctcgtccatgagatcgagacgctcgtcgcgacgcagcagcagcgccggcTGGCGATGGATCCGAGTctgccgcgcctggcgccgcGGTCGCAGCTGTCGTTCGTGATGGACGACCCGGGCGTGTGTGCCGATATCCTGCGCCTCGTAGCGCACTACATGGACCGTGCGGCGCTCTCGGACCAGGACCGACACCGCCTGGAGCACGTGTGCAAGACGATCTTGCCGCGGATGCTCGGTGCGGGGCCGGACGCTCTGGCGGATCTGCtgaagcgcagcgacgacgaggaggaggcggaGGACGTGGACAACGAGGaaggcgacggcgacgacgaggaggaggaaCGTGCCCGTGCGCCGGCCGTCGAAACGTGGCACGTCCAcatgccgtcgacgtcgacgccgcaTGCGGTGCCGACGAGTGTGCAGCTGTTTGGCAACACGACCATGTACGTGTTCCTGCGCCTGTGGTGCCTGCTGTatgcgcgcctgcaccgACTGAAGCACAAGGACATGGCGAGCGAGCACTCGCCCAAGGTGAATCCGCTCGCGGCCGACCTGGGCTTGATGGACACGGCGAGCGGACCGGCGGGCCTTGTCAACTCGATTGCGATGCGCCTGCCCGGCTCGAAGCGGCCGGAGCACACGGCGCATCTCAGTGAGGCCGaccaggcggcgctcgcgctgcagccgtCGCAGTACTAtgctgtgctgctggaGGTCATGGCACGGCACCTCGACCATGAGCTCGACCAGGCGTCGTTCGAGGAGGCGGTGCGGTACATGTACACCCACGACGGGTACGTCGTGTACACCGTCGACAAGGTCAtccaggcgctcgtcaaGTCGGCGCTGTCGATCAGCACGGACGCCAAGTGccaggagctgctggacaatTAcacgtcgacgctgcgcgactgCGACGCGCTGTGCGAGGGCCCCGCTGAGGCGCGCGATGTCCAGCTGTACCGCCGCCTCATAGccgcgcgcatggccgccgaGCAGACTGTGGggcgcgacgagcaccTGTTccgcatcgaggcgcgccCCCAAgacggcacgccgctcaGCGCGACCCTGCACATCCAGCTCCTGTCGCACGATGACCtgacgctcgacgagccgcACGACCGCGAGCAGCGCTGGCTGCAGTACATTGCGAGCTACTGCCTGTGGACGCCGACCGAGGGCCTGCCGGCCAAGACGAGCGCGCCCTTCCTGCACCGCAACCTGCCGCCCACGCCCGAGCCGGAGGCAGAAGGCACGCGGTTCATCGTCAAGAACGCACTGGACATCCGCGTGTGCATCCAGACGTACCGCCTGTTTTTCGTGCAGGACACGGAAGACGTGTTTGTGCGTCTGCAGACGCCACCCAGCCCGGACGAGacagcgcgccgcgacgcgcgtcgccgcgaCCGGTGGCACGCATGGCTCTCGGCAcggcacgaggccatgtcATCTCCCGAGGCAGCAGAACAGCCCTCTACATAG